The Anolis carolinensis isolate JA03-04 chromosome 2, rAnoCar3.1.pri, whole genome shotgun sequence genome contains the following window.
ccttgttTTGTACATTAATCTAAAATGATTAAAGTGAGATTTCTCTCCCATagctgggttttttttcagaTAAACACTCGATACTAAGAAGGCCCAACAGGTGTGCAATAAATAATACCGGGACTATTTggtaataaaaattaatttgttaaggTTATTTTGAGTTCTAGTCAATGAGGTTCTAAatcccctaaaggcaccagatctcacctgaaaactaagcagggtcagcccaagTTAGTGTTTGAATGCTGTAGTGCTATATGAAAAAGGCCTTTGGCTGCAGTCTTTCTTCATGCCCTTGTTTCAATGTCCCAGTCAGTAGTCAACTGAGTTTTTATTCCTGTGGAAACTGCTCCCACAGCCCGTGCTGAACCTTTTCATTAGATAATGTACTGTATGCTCATTGAACATACTTATGTTTTGAGTGCATATATGTAAAACAAGACTGCAAATATTTTTGGTAgcttaaataataaactttatgaaATAAACTGAGCAGAAGAAGCATTGTTTAAACTCAATCTTTCAGCATTCTAGTTCATCCAAAGACATCTGCCTCTTTATGGAAGTAGATGAATGATTACCCATTCCGCAGCCCAAAGGGTGAGGCCACACTGAATGCTGATAGTACTTGTTTTACCATATAGATATGAATCTATCCAACTTCTGTAGTTGACTACACGGACATAGATTCCAGGATGTTTTGGAATGCCACAGGCAGTAGAAGAGCTGGTGATTCCCAAAATGTAATATTTGGTGACATTTTGAAAATGACACACTAGTGGTCCACCGCTGTCTCCCTGAAACATGAAAAATATAGTTCAGCATTGCTTACAGTACTCTGAAGTCTAGGGATGAAATAGGAATAAATGAGTCTCACTTAAACCCACATATTAAAAACACTCCTTTATAAGCAGATATATGTTGATAACTCTGAAAAATCTGACTAGGGTCATCATGACTTGATTGGACTCTACCCCCTATGAATAGGTTGCTTACAAAAGTTTACTGAGAATGTATTAGGATACCATATGATCCATGAGCTTAACCTAGAGAAGGTAGACTCATTCTCTAATACATTATCAAGAACTTATTAGGCATTTTATAAAGACAAAATAGTGattagaaatattacattgtGGTATTCCTAATGTCAGTCTATCAAGATTTCTAATGTCAATTTTATCACAAAGAGGTGATAAAATTTGGGGAAAAGATGTTAGGTTTCTTTGTTACTATCTTCACTTACTGCTTGGAAACACAGTTTGGCCAAATGTGCTTATAATAGAGAAATACAGGATTATTTCTACTTTACCTCGCAGTTATCTACATGTCCACTTGCAGAGCCCACACACATCACGTTTCTTGATATTATCCCTTTATACCAGTCATACTTATTACAAATATATAGTGGAATAATGTCTACTTGTGCTTCTTGTAATATAACTTTAAATTTACCTGAAAAAGATGCACAAAATATTGCTGGGAGTATGCTTAAGGTAAGCCATTCACAGTTATGcaatttcattttccatttctatcaaaataatttcattgaaatcacaattaatgccaatactctttcaatttttaaatgattattctTGGGTACCATGTGTAAGAGTGAAATCCAGCAAGCCTAACAATTTGAGTGATAACTAAAATGCCAGGAGATCTAGGTTCAATCTCACTTGTTTTCCTGCcacttttgtcatttttttcttcaaaaagtctaaggaaaaaataaaattctaCAAACTTTGAAGTAGTAGCAATAGAACCACCCCTGGACAAAGCAACCTAATTCAATCCAGTTTTGCCTTATTTATCATGGAATACAACATCAGTATaatatgaacagaaatttaaacaATATGTAGATTGAAAAGTGAACGTAGCtacatttggaaaatatttttatttgttttttatatttcaCTGTAAAACCAGTAACGTAAGTTTCTGAGTAATATCTGTGCTGGCAAATATGAGATTTGTCAATAGATCTGTCTTCTATACGTTAGACAGTGTTCATAATATCTTAACACTTTAAAACTCCACAGTTTTTATTTAAAGTAATAAGGTACAATAAATTAATTTTGCCAACAAATATGTACATTTATCTTAGTTCAATAGGGGATAAGTTTACAAGCTCATATTGTGAGCACAATTATCTGTGGGATAAAGAGACTAGTGTTTTACTGATGGTATACAAGGAAGTTAGGACACAGAAAGTCTTTAGTCAATTCGGCCATCCTACTGCTGGAACAAGGAAATGACAAGTGCTCTTTACCATTTACTCACGGGCAGACGGGGAAGGCTATTTCTGCAAAAGCAAGCTTTATAACTTTAAAAATCCCATTAAGTCTTGGAAGAATACACCTCTACTTCTCTGACTAGAAGTCCAGTATCTTATGGACAGTATTAATATATCTTCCATTTTATATTCTCAGAATAAATTCTGGTCTATCTAGCAGATGGGTGTAAATGTATTACACGTATGCTATTGgatttacctttaaaaaaaaaaacaacccagaaaACTAGAACTACAAGATCTAATGGTCAGACCAGCTGCAAAAGATACATATTTCTCATTATAGTACACAATGATTCTGAGCTGCCTAGAAATAGGTCTTCAGTATCAAAATTGAATTGAGCTCACAGTCCTTTTCAATAGAAGTTTATTCTGAGAAACTCCAGGTTTTTGTCATCTTAGTATCACAATGTAGCTAAGAAAAATGGCATacatgattctggccataaaaggtGCATGTATATGTATCACTATGGCTTAGAATGTACAGATCTTCAtctgtaatgtttgaaataaactaGAATCACAGCAACAATACAACAAACTATATCAGATTATTCTAAAGAATGAAAAGATTtacctttcttctctctctttccccatcCACTTACATAACATAGGTTCTTATCAGGCACTAGATAAGAAATGTCAGGTAAGCAAATGGGCTGAATATATTCATTGTACTTAACAGAGTTCAGTAGTTTAAACAAGGCAATGTCATTTTCATAGCTGCCCTCTTTGAAATCAGAATGGATTATGATATTTTTCACTCGTTCATTTATAGTATGAGCCTTCCATTTGTAAAGGTGATGCAAGCCAATCACAGCTCGCCAATACTCTGGGTTCCTATGGCAATAAAACATCTTTAGAGATTACAATTTGAAAGTATTAGACTTTAAAGAAATTAAACATTTACAACTTATCATATTGTGTAGACTCAGAAAAAGATGTGCATTTTATAAACTGGAACACAATCATTAACACTATTCAAGGTTCCCAGGTGTCACTGAATTTCACTCTGCAAAAAGTTGTCCTTTGTGTAATCAAATGAATGAAAGCAACTGGAAATGAATACACTTAATTTTAAAAGTCAATTAACATAGCTGTACAGAATTACAATAATCGAAATGTGACTAATATAAGTTATGATTGATCTTTTAAAGTTATGAATGTgaaacatttttcagtttttacTCAAATACTCTGAGCCCTTATGTCTTTGAAAATTCAAGCACCAACTACAAATTTCAGTTCCCAAGAACACTGAACAGCTTTCCCTCTCTAACATCAGTTCTAACTTCAAAGGAAGTGGAAGCAGGATGCAGCTGAAATAGGAATTCTGGCCACTCTAAAAGCCAGGGCCAACGTAATGATGGACCAGGTCGGGGGAGGGTGTATGTCCAGCAGCCGAGGGGCCCCTatagaagtaattcaggggagggggagatacgggaaagggaggcaaaaattaattcggcctagggaaaaAAGAAGAGTCCTTGTAGATTTAAAATGGTCTCCtgacacagatgatgtccaactctgtcactccttcccacctgtcactaaggaggctgttcaggtcctgaaccggtgtctggccgctgtgtcggactggatgagtgcgaacaaattgaaattgaatccagacaagacagaggtcctcctggtcagtcgcaagtctgaacagggaatagggttacagcctgtgttggacggggtcgaactccctctgaagacacaggttcacagtttgggtgttctcctgaactcatcgctgagcctggaacaccaggtctcggcggtggccaggggagcatttgcacaactaagacttgtgtgccagctgtgcctgttccttgggaggtctgacttggccacggtggtccacgatCTGgctacatcccatttggattactgcaacgctctctacgtggggctgcctttgaagatggcccggaagcttcaattagtacaacaggcggcagccagattaataactggggcggcatacagggagcgtaccacccccctgctaagccagctccactggctgccaatatgctaccgagcccaattcaaagtgctggttctgacctataaagccctaaatggttctggcccaatttacttgaccaaacacatctcctcctatgaactagTAAGATCACTaatatctggagaggccctgctctcggtcccacctgcctcacaggtgcagctggtgggaacgagagacagggccttctcggtggtggctccccggctgtggaacaccctctctGGAGATATCCAACAGGCTCCTACCCTCCTGGgtttcagaagggccgtgaaaacatggttgtgtgcccgagcttttgatgagtaaacgaTAAAGTCGACATGGCctgaaattaattatatatatgttttaaaggtttttataatgtattttaacaatgttattagcggatctatatgtattgttttgcttttatgattctattatttgggCATTacatcccctcgggtgagaagggcggggtataaatgttgtaaataaataaataaataaaaattatgtaAGTACAGTACTGTTGAATATATTGTAGAGTTGTAATTGTGTCATCTTAGTAGCAGAATGAAACAGCGCTGAGTTATTTTATAAATTACataaaaaatctaaaaaacaaaataaaaacatttctataattcagaaaaaaaacacaattactGATTTATACACAGTAACTTCAGAACATATTCTCGCAAAACAATTCCGTTTCTAATATCGTTTAAGCGATTCCACTAGGAAAAATGTGTATAGAACACAGACATCAAGAAAGGCAGTGGGCATGTGTGTACCAGATCAAATTCCATTTTCAGTTGCTGGCTTTGCCCATCTTTCCTGTTCTTGGCTATCATTTCACCCAGCCGTTTCTTGTCGACCTCCATGCTCTATAGTTCCTCTCTCTAGTATGGTGCCTCCAAGAAGGTACTTCTAACACTACTACTCAAGCAACTAGAGAAATAAGGGGGGTGGGAATCTGGGTTGATAATGAACAGACTGGAATGACTCTCCCCCTTATATGGGGGAGAAGTAGGAGGGTCACAGATGCTTAAAAATGCATTATTCTCTAAAGCAAattcaaccttttaaaaaaaagaatattggGGCTGCAATGGACAGACATGCAATTCACCACAACACTCTTAGGTAGCAATTTTTGAGTGCCAATTTTGATAATATTTGGGGTGAACAGAACACAATTAAGAATTAAAAGATACATACACCCATTTTTTAACGCAGTGTGCCGCTGTCAGCACTAAGTTGTTATCAATTAAAGAACCACCACATTCATGGCGATATCCACCTAATGCAACGCGGTAGAGCTGAATGCTAACTTGCCATGGCCATGCCCCGACCTGAGCATCATGACCACCTACAATCCAAGTATCTAGTGACATGTCATTCACAGATGGCCTTGTTCCACATTCTAGAAGTCAAAAACACACAATGTTTGCAAATGTTATAGCAAGCAAAAGCAGCACTGAAAAACAATACTTTTAAAGGTTGATCGGTGTCTGTTAGTGCAGTCATAGGCAAAGAATTTGCAGAAGAGATGTAACAATCTCACTGagagaatgtgcttttcctgcttcttggcaggggattggactggatggcccacaaggtctcttccaactctatatgaCTGAGATGAGTGAACAGACTTTACTTATAATACTTAAAAACTACTTTGTACAATAACATCTTCAAGTAGTTTGGATTAATATGTCCCAGttgaaatacatataataaaattataaaattaaaacagcagTGTTTTATTAACTTGACAGATAATAGAAAGTTTTAATGAAGCACTAGGGTTTTTTTGCCTCTCAAATTGTATGTGAGAAAATGTTTCAGTGGTCAGGTGCCAGTATTAAGGCCAGTATAGGCTTTTTGATATTACATAGCCATACTTCAAAAGATGTAGAATGTCAAAAGGATTTCTTCTGAGTATCAGAGATGAACGGAGGACAACAGTGGAGAAGCTGTGGCTCATATGTGGCCCTTAAGGCTGATTTTTGTAACTATCCTAATGGAATTTGTGTTCTCCTCAAATGACCAAAAGTGCTTCTGACAAGAACCTCTGGGGAGTTCAATTGGCCATTTCATTGCGTTGGGGGTTGGATCCACTTGCCTTTTAAAAGGTATTGAGTGATCAGGCTTTTTCCCAAAGAAGAAATTACTATCTGGTCAGTTTCTTTTTGAGAACGTTGTACACCTTTTCATCTATTCCTGTCAGGTTAAAGCATGTACAAAGCTCCAAACCAAATAAAATTTTAGCAAAATTACCAGCAATAGTTCCAGAGGATTTGGAAAGTGCTACTGGACTGTTCTGGGGTAAAATTATTGGGATCCCAACCTTGAGAGGTAAACATGAGTTCATCTCGAGTCTTCAAGGTTGTTGATACACTGCTCTCCAACAGTTGTCCACTTCAATATAGGAGAAGAAATTATTCTATGTACTGTATTCTGGTCTTTAT
Protein-coding sequences here:
- the LOC100552183 gene encoding transmembrane protease serine 12 isoform X2, translating into MFRGFSADSALFLAVLVGLIKAQSVTSPLGECGTRPSVNDMSLDTWIVGGHDAQVGAWPWQVSIQLYRVALGGYRHECGGSLIDNNLVLTAAHCVKKWVNPEYWRAVIGLHHLYKWKAHTINERVKNIIIHSDFKEGSYENDIALFKLLNSVKYNEYIQPICLPDISYLVPDKNLCYVSGWGKREKKGKFKVILQEAQVDIIPLYICNKYDWYKGIISRNVMCVGSASGHVDNCEGDSGGPLVCHFQNVTKYYILGITSSSTACGIPKHPGIYVRVVNYRSWIDSYLYGKTSTISIQCGLTLWAAEWNVEQGPLWMK